The Erigeron canadensis isolate Cc75 chromosome 4, C_canadensis_v1, whole genome shotgun sequence genome window below encodes:
- the LOC122597788 gene encoding F-box/kelch-repeat protein At3g23880-like isoform X2, with protein sequence MAEVVFDDILEKIFFRLAVRDIIQCKSVCKSWYSVISSSRFVDFHLKHNNAVGRTRIIIKEDPKNILVGSSNGLVCIYNSDHTKLCVLNPCTRERKFVKHPYFRNYHFDFKPNLYGFGYDSSSDDYKVILGRYAENVTHFYLLSLKSNDHGTKSCKGMLRCVLGIKSAGILCNGALHWLMCDQNHNTVILSFHLSKGEFKEIPTPAHDKRDTWQTRLGIIEECLLFSYYKHDHPKWVMKNYNDKQSWELLSPLLQWDEDIIQDVKVLELESYNKAKSFFHYNLSFSQTFNYISAPVFVQSLVSPHFHFNKKQKRKRKRIFMPGGDGEK encoded by the exons ATGGCAGAGGTTGTGTTTGATGATATCCTTGAGAAGATATTCTTTAGATTGGCTGTGAGAGATATTATACAGTGCAAGAGCGTTTGTAAGTCGTGGTATTCTGTCATCTCCAGTTCTCGTTTTGTTGACTTCCATCTGAAACATAATAATGCCGTTGGACGTACGAGGATCATTATAAAAGAGGATCCGAAAAATATTCTGGTTGGTTCTTCCAATGgtcttgtatgtatatataattccGATCATACTAAACTTTGTGTACTCAATCCCTGTACTAGAGAGCGGAAATTCGTGAAACACCCCTACTTCCGCAATTATCATTTTGATTTCAAACCAAATCTTTATGGTTTTGGTTATGATTCATCCTCAGATGATTACAAGGTTATTCTAGGCAGATATGCGGAGAATGTTACACATTTTTATCTGTTATCTTTGAAATCAAATGATCATGGTACGAAATCTTGTAAAGGAATGTTGAGGTGTGTTCTTGGTATAAAGTCTGCTGGTATCTTATGCAATGGGGCACTTCACTGGCTGATGTGTGATCAAAATCACAATACAGTAatactttcttttcatttatctAAAGGGGAATTTAAAGAAATTCCAACACCAGCTCATGACAAACGTGACACTTGGCAAACCCGGCTGGGGATTATTGAAGAATGtttattatttagttattaCAAACATGACCATCCCAAATGGGTTATGAAAAATTACAATGACAAACAGTCTTGGGAATTGTTGTCGCCTCTTCTCCAATGGGATGAAGATATTATACAAGACGTGAAAGTATTAGAGCTGGAGTCTTATAATAAAGCTAAGTCCTTCTTCCATTATAATCTGAGTTTTTCCcagacttttaattatattagtgCCCCTGTATTTGTGCAGAGCCTTGTATCTCcccattttcattttaacaagaaacaaaaaagaaagaggaAGAGGATTTTTATG CCGGGAGGGGATGGGGAGAAATAG
- the LOC122597788 gene encoding F-box/kelch-repeat protein At3g23880-like isoform X1 translates to MAEVVFDDILEKIFFRLAVRDIIQCKSVCKSWYSVISSSRFVDFHLKHNNAVGRTRIIIKEDPKNILVGSSNGLVCIYNSDHTKLCVLNPCTRERKFVKHPYFRNYHFDFKPNLYGFGYDSSSDDYKVILGRYAENVTHFYLLSLKSNDHGTKSCKGMLRCVLGIKSAGILCNGALHWLMCDQNHNTVILSFHLSKGEFKEIPTPAHDKRDTWQTRLGIIEECLLFSYYKHDHPKWVMKNYNDKQSWELLSPLLQWDEDIIQDVKVLELESYNKAKSFFHYNLSFSQTFNYISAPVFVQSLVSPHFHFNKKQKRKRKRIFMLIKEDPPIRAKKATV, encoded by the coding sequence ATGGCAGAGGTTGTGTTTGATGATATCCTTGAGAAGATATTCTTTAGATTGGCTGTGAGAGATATTATACAGTGCAAGAGCGTTTGTAAGTCGTGGTATTCTGTCATCTCCAGTTCTCGTTTTGTTGACTTCCATCTGAAACATAATAATGCCGTTGGACGTACGAGGATCATTATAAAAGAGGATCCGAAAAATATTCTGGTTGGTTCTTCCAATGgtcttgtatgtatatataattccGATCATACTAAACTTTGTGTACTCAATCCCTGTACTAGAGAGCGGAAATTCGTGAAACACCCCTACTTCCGCAATTATCATTTTGATTTCAAACCAAATCTTTATGGTTTTGGTTATGATTCATCCTCAGATGATTACAAGGTTATTCTAGGCAGATATGCGGAGAATGTTACACATTTTTATCTGTTATCTTTGAAATCAAATGATCATGGTACGAAATCTTGTAAAGGAATGTTGAGGTGTGTTCTTGGTATAAAGTCTGCTGGTATCTTATGCAATGGGGCACTTCACTGGCTGATGTGTGATCAAAATCACAATACAGTAatactttcttttcatttatctAAAGGGGAATTTAAAGAAATTCCAACACCAGCTCATGACAAACGTGACACTTGGCAAACCCGGCTGGGGATTATTGAAGAATGtttattatttagttattaCAAACATGACCATCCCAAATGGGTTATGAAAAATTACAATGACAAACAGTCTTGGGAATTGTTGTCGCCTCTTCTCCAATGGGATGAAGATATTATACAAGACGTGAAAGTATTAGAGCTGGAGTCTTATAATAAAGCTAAGTCCTTCTTCCATTATAATCTGAGTTTTTCCcagacttttaattatattagtgCCCCTGTATTTGTGCAGAGCCTTGTATCTCcccattttcattttaacaagaaacaaaaaagaaagaggaAGAGGATTTTTATG
- the LOC122597434 gene encoding F-box/kelch-repeat protein At3g23880-like codes for MAEVVPDDILEKIFLRLEVKDIIQCKSVCKSWFSVISSSGFINSHLKHNYNNTTQRTRISIGDDGYNNLVGSSNGLVCIFNSGPKLCVLNPCLAGILCNGSLHWLMRDQNHNTVILSFHLSKEEFKEIPTPAHHRCEYSRLGIIQECLCICGYSNRDHLMKNYDDKQSWELLPPLPQWDRILYKMWKY; via the exons ATGGCAGAGGTTGTCCCTGACGATATCCTTGAGAAGATATTCTTAAGATTGGAAGTGAAGGATATTATACAGTGCAAGAGCGTTTGTAAGTCATGGTTTTCTGTCATCTCTAGTTCTGGTTTTATCAACTCCCATCTGaaacataattataataataccaCTCAACGTACGAGGATCAGTATAGGGGATGATGGGTATAATAATCTGGTTGGTTCTTCCAATGGCCTTGTATGCATATTTAATTCCGGCCCTAAACTTTGTGTACTCAATCCCT GCTTAGCTGGTATCTTATGCAATGGATCACTTCACTGGCTGATGCGTGATCAAAATCACAATACAGTAatactttcttttcatttatctAAAGAGGAATTCAAAGAAATTCCCACTCCAGCTCATCACAGATGTGAGTATTCCCGGTTGGGGATTATTCAAGAATGTTTATGCATATGTGGTTATTCCAATCGTGACCATCTAATGAAAAACTACGATGACAAACAGTCTTGGGAATTGCTGCCGCCTCTTCCCCAATGGGATAGGATATTATACAAGATGTGGAAGTATTAA
- the LOC122597435 gene encoding F-box protein At3g07870-like has product MEDVVFDDILEQILVRLAVKDIVLCKSVCKSWYSGISRSISCSAFVNSHMKHNNNNPVVGRIIMQGDYWKNKTTIGSRRIPVESSWRDYLVGSFVGDFHITIAYNSAGILCNGALHWLMADQNRNPVQHILSFHLSKDEFKEIPIPADHRCKVTDHTRLGIVEECLCIFDESSCDQPKWAMKNYNDTQS; this is encoded by the exons ATGGAAGATGTCGTGTTTGATGATATCCTCGAGCAGATACTCGTAAGACTGGCCGTGAAGGATATTGTCCTATGCAAGAGCGTTTGCAAGTCATGGTATTCTGGCATCTCCAGATCTATCTCCTGTTCTGCTTTTGTCAACTCCCATatgaaacataataataataatcctgTAGTTGGGAGGATCATTATGCAAGGCGATTATTGGAAAAATAAAACTACTATCGGAAGTAGGAGAATCCCTGTCGAATCGTCATGGAGAGATTATCTGGTTGGTTCTT TCGTTGGAGACTTCCACATTACTATTGCTTATAACTCTGCTGGTATCTTATGTAATGGGGCACTTCACTGGCTTATGGCTGATCAAAACAGGAATCCAGTACAACACatactttcttttcatttatctAAAGATGAATTCAAAGAAATTCCCATTCCAGCTGATCACAGATGCAAGGTTACTGATCATACCCGGCTGGGGATTGTTGAAGAATGTTTGTGTATATTTGATGAATCCTCATGTGACCAACCCAAATGGGCAATGAAAAACTACAATGATACACAATCTTGA